CTGCTCGAGGGCTCCCCCCACCACCTCCTGCATGAGCTTGACAAGCTGGGGGTTGGCATACGCCAGCAGGCCACCCAGGGCAAAGAGTCCGTAGAGGGCGATGTTCAAACCCACATACAATCCCCGATACTGCCGCACCAGATCCCAGCCCTCACGCCACCAGCGGGCCAGCACATTCTCCCCCCGCAGGGCCACCAGCCAGCCCAGCGAAAGCGCCACGAAAAGCGCCCAGGCGAACGGGCTTTTGACCCAGGCTGGCAGCAGGCCACCCTCGGGCGCGAAGCCAATGCGGGTCACCTCGCCCCCCCGGATGGTCACCCGTACCTCGCCGCCCCGGCCCGAGACGGTAGCCGGGAACTGCACGATGACCCCCCGGGGGGTTTGTTCCTCTTGCGGCTCATCCAGATTAATCAGGAGTCCCCTGGGAGGCGGGGCAAAGGCAAGGCTGCGCTCGAGCAGTCGCACCGCCTCTTCGGTAGGTTTGCCTATCGCCTGCGCGGGGTCTACCGTGTATTTTCCGGCTTGCCAGTCCTGAACCGCCTGCCGGGCGATCTCAACGTTGCTCTGGGCAAGGGCAGCAGGAAGGCACAGGACTACCAACCAGAGCAAAAGGGCCCAGCTCGCTCGTAGCTTGTGGCTATCAGACCTCAACATGCCCTTAGCCTACCGCCTCGAGGCTAAACTTCCTGTAAGGGTACACCCCGTTGGCACAGAGGGCAGGACTCGGGGGCGTAGGTCGGAAAGTCGAGTTGGGTGAGGGCGCGGAAGGGCACCCCGAACTCGCTGCGGCCTGCGCTCCGATCCACAATAGCGCCCACCGCCACACACCGGGCTCCCCTGGCCTCGGCGGCCTGGATGGCCTTCTGCACCGAACCTCCGGTGGTGACCACATCCTCCACGGCCAAAAAGCGCTCGCCGGGGTGGATGGTAAGCCCTTCGCGTACCCACATGCCCCCCTGGCCATCTTTCTCGGCAAAGAGGGCCCGCACCCCCAGGGCCTTGGCCGTCACGAAGGCGAGTACCACGCCCCCCATGGCCGGGCCAATCACAAACTGGATCTCCAGATCGTCGAACAGCTCCCCCAGGGCTTGCCCCACGGCTTCCGCGTAAAGCGGGTGTTGCAACAGGGTGGTGGATTGCAGAAACTTGGGCGAGTGACGGCCTGAACGCAGTAAAAAATGCCCTTCCAGCAGGGCGCCGGTCTTTTTGTAGAGCTCGAGGATATCCACAGCCTCTATGCTACTGGGTACGCCTATACGGCAAGCCATTTATTTTTTGCGCTCAGGCCCCTATGCTGCAAACCAATGAGCGTAGCCGAGCGAATCAAGGGAGGCCTGGTCGGGCTGCTCGTGGGTGACGCGCTGGGGGTGCCCTACGAGTTCCACGCCGCCGAGAAGATTCCACCCCTCGAGCAGATTGAAATGGAGCCCCCACCTGGCTTTGCGCGAACGCACGCCAGGGTGCCCGCAGGCACCTGGTCCGACGACGGGGCACAAGCCCTGGCGCTCCTGGCCTCTTTGCTCGAGCAGGGCCGTCTGGATCTGGCGGATTTTGCCCAGAAGCTCCTGGCCTGGTGGGCGCAGGGCTACATGGCGGTGGACTCGAGGGTGTTCGATGTGGGCATCCAGACCAGCCAAGCACTCCGGGCGCTGGCGCAGGGGGTGCCCCCCACCGAGGCCGGCCCCAGCGAAGAGCGGGCCAACGGCAATGGTTCTTTGATGCGGGTACTCCCCCTGGCCCTGTGGCACCGGGGTTCCGACGAGGCGCTGGTGCAGGATGCCATGCTGCAGTCCAGCCTGACCCACGGCCACCCCCGCTCGCGGGTCTGCTGTGCCCTCTACTGCCTGTGGGCCCGGTACGAACTTTGGGGCCGGGACGAGGCCTGGGAAGAGGCGGTGCGTGCCCTCGAGGCCATGTTTGCCCCATCATCTGCCGAACGCACCGAGCTGGACACGCACATCCGCCCCAGGGAGCCCTACCCGGTGCGCGGCAGCGGCTACGTGGTGGACTGCCTGCACTCGGCCCGCTGGGCCCTGGAGCGGGGCTCCAGCTACGAACAGGTGGTTCGGCTGGCGGTCTCGCTGGGGAACGACACCGATACCACCGCTTGCGTGGCCGGGGGCATCGCCGGCATCCGCTACGGCTTGAGCGGCATACCTGCCCGCTGGCGGGAAGCCTTGCGCGGCCAGGCGCTCTATCAGCATTTGCTGGAGCAGCTTGTGGGTGCCGCCACCTGAACCACGCCATATCCCGCGTGGCCTGTCTACTCGGGGAGAAAAGCCCCCTACAATAAGCAGCATGGTTCATTCGCTCTATCTGCCTGGTGAACCCGCACCCCCCCAGGCCCAGCCGCTATCCGAGCTGCCCCTCCTGATCCTGGTGGGCCTGACCGGCGTGGGCAAAACCAGCCTCATCCAGGCCCTGAACTACCCCACCCTGCCCGACCGACGGGAGCTGGTAGACCGCTACGTCTTCCCCCTGTACGGCTACGCCCAGCAGCCCCTGGATCGCAGCGAACGGTTTGCCCTTACGCGGCGCTTCCGGCAGGAGCACCCCGGCGGGGTGGCGGAGATTCTGGCCCAGAGCCGCGCCGTACCCACCTGGCCCCTGCTGTTCGATGGCCTGCGCGGAGCGGACGAGGTGCGCTTTGCCCTGGAACACCTACCCAACAGTCGCTTTGTGGTGCTGGAGGCCCGCGACCTGACCCGCCTCTCCCGCCTGCTCCAGCGAGGCGACGCCTTCGACCGGGTGCGCCTCGAGCAAACTGACCTGGCCACCCTGCGCGAGCTGGCCCAGGGGGTCTTGAGCGAAGCAGAGCTCCAGGAAGCCCTGGGCTGGAAGGTGCCCATCCAGGAGCTCACCGCCAAGCTTAAGATTGTGGCCGAAGAGCGCAAAAACTACGACCCCTCCGGCAGCCAACAGGTGCTGGCGGGCCACCCCAGGGCGTTGTTCCTGGACACCGAGACCCTGAGCCTGGCAGCAGAAGCCGCCGCCATCCGGGCCTTTGTGGAGCGGGTTCATGCCTAGCATCAAGCGCATTACGCCCCGTCCATTCCGGCTGCCGCTAAAGGGGACGCTGCGCTGGGGCCGGGCCTCGGAGCTTGCCGCCCTGGAGCACGTGCTATTGGAGGTCGAGCTTTCCGATGGCGCGGTAGGCCGCGCCGAGATTCCCCCCCGCCCCACCATCTACGGTGAAACGATAAGCACCGTGCAGGCCGCGCTGGACTACCTGACCCCGCAGTTGCTCGGTCTGGAGGCCGAGGATACCGAGGCCATTCAGCAGGTGCTGAACCAGTTTCCGGGCCACCTTACCACCAAAGGCGGGCTGGATATTGCCCTGTGGGATGCCTGGGCCCAAAGCGAAGGCCAGACCCTCTGGCAGATCCTGGAGCCACACCATTCCCGGGTGCAGGTCAGCTACATCCTGGGCATTGCCGACGAGGCCGAGATGCTGGCCGATGCACAGGCCGTCTACCAGGCCGGGGTGCGGGTGCTCAAGGTGAAGGTAGGTCGCGACCTGAAGGGCGACCTGGCACGGATTGCCGCGCTCAGGGAACACTTTCCAGATATCAAACTGTATGCCGACGCCAACGAGACCCTCCCCCCCGAGGAGGCCGAAACCTACCTGCGCCTCTGGGCCGAGGCCGGGCTTCTGTACGTGGAGGAGCCCCTGCCCATTGCCGAGGTGCTGGCCCGCAAACGCCTGCGCAAGGCGGCCATCCTCCCCCTCATTGCCGACGACTCGGCCTTTACCCTGCGCGACCTGTGGCGCGAGGCCCAGCTCGACACCTACGATATCCTGAACCTCAAACCGGCCCGCACCGGCTACACCCAGACCCTACAGATGCTGGCCCTGAACCGCGCCGAGGGCAAAAGGGCCATGGTGGGGTCGCAGGCTTTGTCCAGCTTCGGGGCCTACCAGACCGCGTTAATGGCCTTTCAGGAAGGGGTGAGTGAGCCCTGTGAGCTGGCTTTTCACCTCAAGACCGAAGGGGGATTTTGCAATTTCCCCCCCCTTAAGGACGGGTGGCTATACTGGGAAGACCTGGCCTCCTGCCATTTCGACCCCCAGGCTTTTGAGCCCTACACCCTGAGCTAGCGGTTTTTATGACGCCCCTCCTGCTACCCGAACGGATTGTCCAGGTGTTGCGGGTAATCTGCCCCATCCTGAACGATGCCCGGGTGGAATGGGCGGTGAGCGGCAGCCTGGCCCTGGCGCTGCACGGATTGCCGGTGGTGCCCAAAGACATCGACCTTCAGACTGACCGCGTGGGGGCCGAGCAGATGGCTCAGTTACTGGCCGAGTACTTGGTCTATCACCCCGGAATGCACCTGGGGATCCGGCTGGTGCGCTCGTATCTGGCTCAGTTCAAAATACAGGGCATTGTGGTGGAGGCCATGGGCAACACCGAGTTCCAGAGCCAGAGTGGCCGCTGGAACCCTGCCCCGGACTTCCGGCACAAAAGGACTGCGGTGGATTATCTGGGCCTGAGCATCCCGGTGGTTTCGCTCGAGTTCCTGCTGGCTTTCTACACCCAGCTCGAGCGTCCGGGCCGGGTCGCCCTGATCGAGGCCAGACTCAAAGCCCTGGAGGGCAGTCAGGGTTCGTAACAGAAGCCCACTACCCACCTACTATCACCCGCTCTCACCCTGTGTATGATTGAAACTTACAGGTAAAGTTGGTCTCAGAAAAGCTCGAGCGCATAGGTCACCACGGCGCTGCTCTCCTTGAAGCCCAGGCGTTTGTAGAGGGCCTGGGCGGCCTTTTCGTGATCGTGGGCGCGAACCTGCAAGCTCTGGATTTGCGGATTGCTAAAGGCCCACTCGGCGGCTGCGCCTAAAAGCGCCCGGCCCAGACCCTTCCCCCGGGCTTCCGGCACCACTCCAATATAGGCAATCTCGGCCTGGGTGTCGTCGAGCTCGAGCTCGGCCATGCCTACCGGCACCTGGCCCTGTTCGGCATAGGCCATGAAAAGCGCAACTTCCGCGCCCAGGAAGTGCTGGCGCAGCTCTTCGTCGGTCCAGTGCAGGCGCAGGCTCCAGCCATCGTCGGCCCGGCTGTACAGGTCGCGGTAGACCTGGGGGTCGCAGGGTTCGGCCAGCTCGATCCTGTAGCCGGGGGGCGCCGGATACGACAGGTCTGTGCGGCCTATGGTGTAAAAGTAGGTGGTGTGTTCGGCAGAAAAGCCCACCTGCTCCAGCAGGTCTCGAGCGTAGCGGTTACGGGCCTCGGGAAAAGCGTACAGGGTGGGATACCCCTCCTGGCGGGCTTTTTTGACCAGGTGTTCCAGAAGCGCCTTTCCATCACCCGCACGGATGATGGGGCCCTCGAGGGCCGCCCCTTCCCAGAAGGGCACTAAGGCCCCATACCCCTGCACCCGGCCCGCCTCGAGCCAGACCCAGGCTTTTTCGTCCTCCCCGGCCAGCACCTCCCACCAGAGTCCCTCGGGGGTACGCGCCTCGGGCGCCAGCGAACGCCGCTCCGGGACTTCATCCATCCAGGCTAACAACTCCGCCAGCTGGGAAAGGTGGGCTTGAGCGATGGGCCGGTTCATGGCAATCCTTCGGAAACACGACCGGTGGGGTTCGATCGCAACATGTGCAATAGCGACCCACACGTCAGAAAGGCGGTTTTCCAAACATTCCGGGAGCGTAAATGAAAACCACCCTGGATAGCCGTATTGTACAACGCCGGTTTCTGTTAGAATCTCCTGACACACAATGAGCAGCCATACCACCTTTGTCATCAACCCGGCGGCAGGGCGTGGGCGGGTGGGCCAGATGTTGCGGCAGCTCGAGGCCGCCATCCGCCAGTACGCGGGGTCTTCCAGCATTGAAATCACCATCACCCAGGCCCCAGGACACGGCATCGAGATTGCCCAAAGGGCCCCTGCGGGCAGCCGGGTAGTTGCGGTAGGGGGCGACGGAACCGTGCACGAGGTGGTGCGCGGAATCGCTGGCTCGGACAAGGCAGTTGGGGTTATCCCGATTGGGAGCGGCAACGACTTTGCCCGCATGGTGGGCCTGCACCGGCAAAGCCTGGGGGCAGCGCTGCATACGGCCCTGCAAGGAACCGTCCGGGCCATAGACCTGGGTATGGTCAACAACCAGCCCTACGGGGCCAGCCTGGGCATCGGCTTCGATGCGGCGGTGGCCCGAAAGGCCCTCACGGCCCCCACCTTTCTGCGGGGCATGCCCCGTTACCTGTACTCGATTTTTGGCGTGCTCAAGGAGCTGGAGCTGCCCACCCTCGAGCTCATCCAACACGGCCAGACCGTCTACCAGGGCCCTAGCTTGCTGGTAGCCCTGATGAACGCCTCGACCTATGGAGGGGGTATTCCCATCGTACCCGACGCGGTGCCCACCGATGGCCTCATTTCGGTGGCGGTGGCCGGCGAGTTCAGCCGCCTGGGGGTGGTGGGGATTCTGCCCCGACTGCTCCTGGGCCAACACGTCCACCACCCCCGGCTGCACTTCTTCCGGGGTGCTGCGTTCACGGCCCGCTTCGACCGCCCCGTCCCGGCCCATTCCGACGGCGAGCTTCTTGAACCTTCCACCGAGTACTGCGTCCGCATGGTTCCAGGAGGCTTGAGGGTGATCCAGCCGTAGTGCTGTGGGGTTTCTGTGTTTGAATGCCGCCAGGTGACGTATAACCAATCCACCACAGCGGCCCCTGGTACATTGGAAGCATATAGGGCTTGAAGCCTTTCATGAAAGGACTGGACATTCGGTGAATGAGGTTAGCTGGAAGCTATTTGCGCCGCTCTCGATTGAAGGGGCCACGCTCTTGATCGAACATCAGGATTTGCCCTCGGGCATGGCCGTGCGCCTGGGAGGGGCTGGGGGCGTGGTGCTCAAACCCCAGGAAGCCCAGGAGCTCTTGCTCAACCTGCTTACCGGCGAATCCTGGGTGAGCAGCCGCCTGGTCTGGGCGGCCCCCCGGCTGCACATCGGGCAAAGAGGCTACAATCTGAGCGAACGGGCCAAGCTGGCCCTGATCGAAGCCTTGCAGTCGCTGTTGGTGGAATCCCAGGGGGTGGCAGTCAACCCCATGCCCAAGGAAACCTGGCAGCGCTCACTCCTGGAGATCACCCAGCAGCGCTTTGCCAGCGTAGAGGAAGCCCTGCCCAAGCTGGGGGAGGTTCTGATTTCCCTGGGCTTCAAGGGCATCTGCTTGTGGCTACGCGACAGCAACGAGCGCACCCTGAAACTGGTCGGCCAGTACCCCGAAGCCTCCCCGCCCGAAGACCTCCTGCCCGAGCGACACGTTGTATATTTCCAGGTGCTGGAGCGCAACCTGCTCATTGCCGCCGACGATGCCCGTCAGGACGCCCGCATGACCGAACTGCGCGACATCCTGATCAGCCGTGGGCTGGGCGCGGTCTTGCAGGTGGTCTTCCAC
The Meiothermus sp. CFH 77666 DNA segment above includes these coding regions:
- a CDS encoding stage II sporulation protein M, encoding MLRSDSHKLRASWALLLWLVVLCLPAALAQSNVEIARQAVQDWQAGKYTVDPAQAIGKPTEEAVRLLERSLAFAPPPRGLLINLDEPQEEQTPRGVIVQFPATVSGRGGEVRVTIRGGEVTRIGFAPEGGLLPAWVKSPFAWALFVALSLGWLVALRGENVLARWWREGWDLVRQYRGLYVGLNIALYGLFALGGLLAYANPQLVKLMQEVVGGALEQIGIGGALGGGVLGLAIVIFYWNFTNGLVLTTAVPGLFLGIPALLFNAFRYFILGFALSPVALPLANYLLHLPTIVVELQAYILATFGGMVLMLKTLRAEGYRAGLRALGRMVYLGAFFLLVGAWYEAFSILVLMRP
- the pyrE gene encoding orotate phosphoribosyltransferase; amino-acid sequence: MDILELYKKTGALLEGHFLLRSGRHSPKFLQSTTLLQHPLYAEAVGQALGELFDDLEIQFVIGPAMGGVVLAFVTAKALGVRALFAEKDGQGGMWVREGLTIHPGERFLAVEDVVTTGGSVQKAIQAAEARGARCVAVGAIVDRSAGRSEFGVPFRALTQLDFPTYAPESCPLCQRGVPLQEV
- a CDS encoding ADP-ribosylglycohydrolase family protein, translated to MSVAERIKGGLVGLLVGDALGVPYEFHAAEKIPPLEQIEMEPPPGFARTHARVPAGTWSDDGAQALALLASLLEQGRLDLADFAQKLLAWWAQGYMAVDSRVFDVGIQTSQALRALAQGVPPTEAGPSEERANGNGSLMRVLPLALWHRGSDEALVQDAMLQSSLTHGHPRSRVCCALYCLWARYELWGRDEAWEEAVRALEAMFAPSSAERTELDTHIRPREPYPVRGSGYVVDCLHSARWALERGSSYEQVVRLAVSLGNDTDTTACVAGGIAGIRYGLSGIPARWREALRGQALYQHLLEQLVGAAT
- a CDS encoding enolase C-terminal domain-like protein, with product MPSIKRITPRPFRLPLKGTLRWGRASELAALEHVLLEVELSDGAVGRAEIPPRPTIYGETISTVQAALDYLTPQLLGLEAEDTEAIQQVLNQFPGHLTTKGGLDIALWDAWAQSEGQTLWQILEPHHSRVQVSYILGIADEAEMLADAQAVYQAGVRVLKVKVGRDLKGDLARIAALREHFPDIKLYADANETLPPEEAETYLRLWAEAGLLYVEEPLPIAEVLARKRLRKAAILPLIADDSAFTLRDLWREAQLDTYDILNLKPARTGYTQTLQMLALNRAEGKRAMVGSQALSSFGAYQTALMAFQEGVSEPCELAFHLKTEGGFCNFPPLKDGWLYWEDLASCHFDPQAFEPYTLS
- a CDS encoding GNAT family N-acetyltransferase; translated protein: MNRPIAQAHLSQLAELLAWMDEVPERRSLAPEARTPEGLWWEVLAGEDEKAWVWLEAGRVQGYGALVPFWEGAALEGPIIRAGDGKALLEHLVKKARQEGYPTLYAFPEARNRYARDLLEQVGFSAEHTTYFYTIGRTDLSYPAPPGYRIELAEPCDPQVYRDLYSRADDGWSLRLHWTDEELRQHFLGAEVALFMAYAEQGQVPVGMAELELDDTQAEIAYIGVVPEARGKGLGRALLGAAAEWAFSNPQIQSLQVRAHDHEKAAQALYKRLGFKESSAVVTYALELF
- a CDS encoding diacylglycerol kinase family protein — encoded protein: MSSHTTFVINPAAGRGRVGQMLRQLEAAIRQYAGSSSIEITITQAPGHGIEIAQRAPAGSRVVAVGGDGTVHEVVRGIAGSDKAVGVIPIGSGNDFARMVGLHRQSLGAALHTALQGTVRAIDLGMVNNQPYGASLGIGFDAAVARKALTAPTFLRGMPRYLYSIFGVLKELELPTLELIQHGQTVYQGPSLLVALMNASTYGGGIPIVPDAVPTDGLISVAVAGEFSRLGVVGILPRLLLGQHVHHPRLHFFRGAAFTARFDRPVPAHSDGELLEPSTEYCVRMVPGGLRVIQP